From the Meriones unguiculatus strain TT.TT164.6M chromosome 12, Bangor_MerUng_6.1, whole genome shotgun sequence genome, one window contains:
- the Zbtb49 gene encoding zinc finger and BTB domain-containing protein 49 isoform X1, producing MDPVAIHSCHLLQQLREQRIQGLLCDCMLVVRGVCFKAHKNVLAAFSQYFRSLFQNSSSQKNDVFHLDVKNVSGIGQILDFMYTSHLDLNQDNIQVMLDTAQCLQVQNVLNLCHTFLKSASAAQLPGLPCAGAFSLQSVPLDGTCAGGEHYPPHPLQECPAEGPHAKVLAELNPHAPSAGFSRPTGEGSKLDATGGSCPELPSKQPNYYYKLRTLYSKQYYKQTACPSQEPVAEQPLPPSASTDLTAADSQPSVEGRPGALNSPEHLPSTFLAPTVRNSGIDPEADPLCQLPAKQMRLKKAMHLKKLNFLKSQQSAEHTLRPESENGLVRREESAAKEDAGERARSQTTEEKGSEELGPESSHEAEVPGAPATWEDPSQALQSQRQYACELCGKPFKHPSNLELHKRSHTGEKPFECNICGKHFSQAGNLQTHLRRHSGEKPYICEICGKRFAASGDVQRHIIIHSGEKPHLCDTCGRGFSNFSNLKEHKKTHTADKVFTCDECGKSFNMQRKLVKHRVRHTGERPYSCPACGKCFGGSGDLRRHVRTHTGEKPYSCEICSKCFTRSAVLRRHKKMHGRADARSPAVLDELSQAIETSDLDRSQSSDSFSQDVSVTLMPVSVKLPVHPVESSVAGFDGHCTGSYSKLRSILHPPSMSDQDKLGLDSAKLAKPQELQSQPQAYAYSDVDTSVGAEQPQTDGMAVSRSSLATLDNHCTEPLGSRAPPVTYRNSEGQFFSSMTLWGLAMKTLQNEHELEQ from the exons ATGGACCCTGTTGCTATTCACAGCTGCCACCTCCTCCAGCAGCTGCGAGAGCAGCGGATCCAAGGCCTGCTCTGTGACTGCATGCTGGTGGTAAGGGGAGTCTGCTTCAAAGCACACAAGAACGTGCTGGCAGCCTTCAGCCAGTATTTCAG GAGCCTCTTTCAGAACTCTTCAAGCCAGAAGAACGACGTTTTTCACCTAGATGTTAAAAACGTCAGCGGCATAGGGCAGATCCTGGACTTCATGTACACGTCACATCTCGACCTTAACCAGGACAACATTCAGGTGATGCTGGACACGGCGCAGTGTTTGCAAGTGCAGAATGTTCTGAATCTGTGCCACACATTTCTGAAGTCGGCCTCTGCAGCACAGCTGCCAGGCTTGCCCTGTGCCGGTGCCTTCTCCCTGCAGAGTGTGCCTCTGGATGGCACCTGTGCGGGAGGTGAGCACTACCCTCCTCACCCGCTGCAGGAGTGCCCTGCAGAAGGCCCGCATGCTAAAGTCCTGGCTGAGCTGAATCCTCATGCTCCATCAGCAGGTTTCAGTCGTCCCACAGGAGAAGGGTCGAAACTGGATGCTACAGGTGGCAGCTGCCCAGAGCTGCCCAGCAAACAGCCCAACTACTATTACAAACTCAGAACATTGTACAGCAAGCAGTACTACAAGCAAACCGCCTGCCCCAGCCAGGAGCCTGTGGCAGAACAGCCACTCCCTCCCAGTGCCTCCACAGACCTCACTGCAGCTGACTCACAGCCTTCTGTGGAGGGCCGTCCAGGCGCTCTGAACTCTCCAGAGcacttgccttccaccttcctggcTCCAACTGTCAGGAACTCTGGCATTGACCCTGAGGCTGACCCCCTTTGCCAGCTACCTGCCAAGCAGATGCGCCTAAAGAAGGCCATgcacctgaagaaactaaactTTCTCAAGTCCCAGCAGTCAGCTGAGCATACTTTGCGTCCTGAGTCAGAGAATGGGTTGGTCAGGAGGGAGGAATCTGCTGCTAAGGAAGATGCAGGAGAGAGAGCCAGGAGCCAGACCACTGAAGAAAAAGGGAGCGAAGAACTGGGTCCTGAGAGCAGTCATGAGGCAGAGGTGCCGGGAGCCCCAGCCACATGGGAAGACCCATCCCAGGCCCTCCAGTCCCAGAGACAGTATGCGTGTGAATTGTGTGGGAAGCCTTTTAAACACCCAAGCAATCTGGAGCTGCACAAACGGTCTCATACAG gtgagaaaccttttgaatgtaaCATTTGTGGGAAACATTTCTCTCAG GCAGGCAACCTTCAGACTCACTTACGCCGGCACTCTGGGGAGAAGCCATACATCTGTGAAATCTGTGGAAAGAG GTTTGCGGCCTCTGGTGATGTCCAACGCCACATCATCATTCACTCTGGAGAAAAGCCACACTTGTGTGACACATGTGGCCGAG GGTTCAGCAATTTCAGCAATTTGAAGGagcacaaaaagacacacacagctgACAAGGTGTTCACCTGTGATGAGTGTGGGAAGTCCTTCAACATGCAGAGGAAGTTGGTGAAGCACCGTGTGCGGCACACAGGAGAGCGGCCCTACAGCTGCCCTGCCTGCG GGAAGTGCTTTGGGGGCTCAGGAGACCTGCGCAGGCATGTCCGTACTCACACTGGGGAAAAGCCATATAGCTGTGAGATCTGCAGCAAGTGTTTCACACGTTCTGCAGTGCTGCGGCGGCACAAGAAGATGCACGGCCGAGCTGATGCCAGGAGCCCAGCCGTGCTGGATGAGCTGAGCCAGGCCATTGAGACCTCTGACCTGGACAGGTCCCAGAGCTCTGACTCCTTCTCCCAGGATGTGTCCGTCACACTGATGCCTGTGTCTGTCAAGCTCCCTGTGCACCCAGTGGAAAGTTCTGTGGCAGGATTTGATGGTCACTGTACTGGCTCCTACAGTAAGTTACGCTCCATACTCCACCCTCCTAGCATGAGTGACCAGGACAAACTGGGCCTGGATTCTGCCAAACTGGCCAAGCCCCAAGAGCTGCAGAGCCAGCCGCAGGCCTATGCTTACTCAGATGTGGACACATCAGTAGGTGCTGAGCAGCCACAGACTGATGGCATGGCTGTGTCCCGCTCTTCCCTGGCCACTTTGGACAACCATTGCACGGAGCCACTGGGCAGCCGGGCACCTCCGGTGACTTACAGGAACTCTGAGGGACAGTTTTTCTCTAGTATGACTCTGTGGGGGTTGGCAATGAAGACGCTTCAGAATGAACATGAGCTGGAGCAGTGA
- the Zbtb49 gene encoding zinc finger and BTB domain-containing protein 49 isoform X3 produces MGWSGGRNLLLRKMQEREPGARPLKKKGAKNWVLRAVMRQRCREPQPHGKTHPRPSSPRDSMRVNCVGSLLNTQAIWSCTNGLIQVRNLLNVTFVGNISLRFAASGDVQRHIIIHSGEKPHLCDTCGRGFSNFSNLKEHKKTHTADKVFTCDECGKSFNMQRKLVKHRVRHTGERPYSCPACGKCFGGSGDLRRHVRTHTGEKPYSCEICSKCFTRSAVLRRHKKMHGRADARSPAVLDELSQAIETSDLDRSQSSDSFSQDVSVTLMPVSVKLPVHPVESSVAGFDGHCTGSYSKLRSILHPPSMSDQDKLGLDSAKLAKPQELQSQPQAYAYSDVDTSVGAEQPQTDGMAVSRSSLATLDNHCTEPLGSRAPPVTYRNSEGQFFSSMTLWGLAMKTLQNEHELEQ; encoded by the exons ATGGGTTGGTCAGGAGGGAGGAATCTGCTGCTAAGGAAGATGCAGGAGAGAGAGCCAGGAGCCAGACCACTGAAGAAAAAGGGAGCGAAGAACTGGGTCCTGAGAGCAGTCATGAGGCAGAGGTGCCGGGAGCCCCAGCCACATGGGAAGACCCATCCCAGGCCCTCCAGTCCCAGAGACAGTATGCGTGTGAATTGTGTGGGAAGCCTTTTAAACACCCAAGCAATCTGGAGCTGCACAAACGGTCTCATACAG gtgagaaaccttttgaatgtaaCATTTGTGGGAAACATTTCTCTCAG GTTTGCGGCCTCTGGTGATGTCCAACGCCACATCATCATTCACTCTGGAGAAAAGCCACACTTGTGTGACACATGTGGCCGAG GGTTCAGCAATTTCAGCAATTTGAAGGagcacaaaaagacacacacagctgACAAGGTGTTCACCTGTGATGAGTGTGGGAAGTCCTTCAACATGCAGAGGAAGTTGGTGAAGCACCGTGTGCGGCACACAGGAGAGCGGCCCTACAGCTGCCCTGCCTGCG GGAAGTGCTTTGGGGGCTCAGGAGACCTGCGCAGGCATGTCCGTACTCACACTGGGGAAAAGCCATATAGCTGTGAGATCTGCAGCAAGTGTTTCACACGTTCTGCAGTGCTGCGGCGGCACAAGAAGATGCACGGCCGAGCTGATGCCAGGAGCCCAGCCGTGCTGGATGAGCTGAGCCAGGCCATTGAGACCTCTGACCTGGACAGGTCCCAGAGCTCTGACTCCTTCTCCCAGGATGTGTCCGTCACACTGATGCCTGTGTCTGTCAAGCTCCCTGTGCACCCAGTGGAAAGTTCTGTGGCAGGATTTGATGGTCACTGTACTGGCTCCTACAGTAAGTTACGCTCCATACTCCACCCTCCTAGCATGAGTGACCAGGACAAACTGGGCCTGGATTCTGCCAAACTGGCCAAGCCCCAAGAGCTGCAGAGCCAGCCGCAGGCCTATGCTTACTCAGATGTGGACACATCAGTAGGTGCTGAGCAGCCACAGACTGATGGCATGGCTGTGTCCCGCTCTTCCCTGGCCACTTTGGACAACCATTGCACGGAGCCACTGGGCAGCCGGGCACCTCCGGTGACTTACAGGAACTCTGAGGGACAGTTTTTCTCTAGTATGACTCTGTGGGGGTTGGCAATGAAGACGCTTCAGAATGAACATGAGCTGGAGCAGTGA
- the Zbtb49 gene encoding zinc finger and BTB domain-containing protein 49 isoform X2: protein MGWSGGRNLLLRKMQEREPGARPLKKKGAKNWVLRAVMRQRCREPQPHGKTHPRPSSPRDSMRVNCVGSLLNTQAIWSCTNGLIQAGNLQTHLRRHSGEKPYICEICGKRFAASGDVQRHIIIHSGEKPHLCDTCGRGFSNFSNLKEHKKTHTADKVFTCDECGKSFNMQRKLVKHRVRHTGERPYSCPACGKCFGGSGDLRRHVRTHTGEKPYSCEICSKCFTRSAVLRRHKKMHGRADARSPAVLDELSQAIETSDLDRSQSSDSFSQDVSVTLMPVSVKLPVHPVESSVAGFDGHCTGSYSKLRSILHPPSMSDQDKLGLDSAKLAKPQELQSQPQAYAYSDVDTSVGAEQPQTDGMAVSRSSLATLDNHCTEPLGSRAPPVTYRNSEGQFFSSMTLWGLAMKTLQNEHELEQ, encoded by the exons ATGGGTTGGTCAGGAGGGAGGAATCTGCTGCTAAGGAAGATGCAGGAGAGAGAGCCAGGAGCCAGACCACTGAAGAAAAAGGGAGCGAAGAACTGGGTCCTGAGAGCAGTCATGAGGCAGAGGTGCCGGGAGCCCCAGCCACATGGGAAGACCCATCCCAGGCCCTCCAGTCCCAGAGACAGTATGCGTGTGAATTGTGTGGGAAGCCTTTTAAACACCCAAGCAATCTGGAGCTGCACAAACGGTCTCATACAG GCAGGCAACCTTCAGACTCACTTACGCCGGCACTCTGGGGAGAAGCCATACATCTGTGAAATCTGTGGAAAGAG GTTTGCGGCCTCTGGTGATGTCCAACGCCACATCATCATTCACTCTGGAGAAAAGCCACACTTGTGTGACACATGTGGCCGAG GGTTCAGCAATTTCAGCAATTTGAAGGagcacaaaaagacacacacagctgACAAGGTGTTCACCTGTGATGAGTGTGGGAAGTCCTTCAACATGCAGAGGAAGTTGGTGAAGCACCGTGTGCGGCACACAGGAGAGCGGCCCTACAGCTGCCCTGCCTGCG GGAAGTGCTTTGGGGGCTCAGGAGACCTGCGCAGGCATGTCCGTACTCACACTGGGGAAAAGCCATATAGCTGTGAGATCTGCAGCAAGTGTTTCACACGTTCTGCAGTGCTGCGGCGGCACAAGAAGATGCACGGCCGAGCTGATGCCAGGAGCCCAGCCGTGCTGGATGAGCTGAGCCAGGCCATTGAGACCTCTGACCTGGACAGGTCCCAGAGCTCTGACTCCTTCTCCCAGGATGTGTCCGTCACACTGATGCCTGTGTCTGTCAAGCTCCCTGTGCACCCAGTGGAAAGTTCTGTGGCAGGATTTGATGGTCACTGTACTGGCTCCTACAGTAAGTTACGCTCCATACTCCACCCTCCTAGCATGAGTGACCAGGACAAACTGGGCCTGGATTCTGCCAAACTGGCCAAGCCCCAAGAGCTGCAGAGCCAGCCGCAGGCCTATGCTTACTCAGATGTGGACACATCAGTAGGTGCTGAGCAGCCACAGACTGATGGCATGGCTGTGTCCCGCTCTTCCCTGGCCACTTTGGACAACCATTGCACGGAGCCACTGGGCAGCCGGGCACCTCCGGTGACTTACAGGAACTCTGAGGGACAGTTTTTCTCTAGTATGACTCTGTGGGGGTTGGCAATGAAGACGCTTCAGAATGAACATGAGCTGGAGCAGTGA